One stretch of Amycolatopsis tolypomycina DNA includes these proteins:
- a CDS encoding alpha/beta hydrolase family protein, with the protein MDAEAVARTVVEMLLGERFEEVVRRFSRPLRKAVPADALRSAWAAVAPTAVTGPAVTEPGQAGLTRVHLPVGGCTVVMSVDDRGVVHGLRFAPASDPLWTAPSYADPRVFAEREITLGGTTGATVTSPVTAGGAGVVLLAGGGPFDRDESSGPNKPLKDLAWGLATRGVTVVRFDKTPAPTMTEEYLPPALAALAVLRGEPGVERVFVAGHSMGGKVAPRVAEADPAVAGLVILAGDAQPMHHAAVRVARHLGLDPATFEQQAALVDSDRLTPETPSAELPFGLPASYWLDLRGYDPVAATAGLPQPVFLGQGGRDYQVTVADDLTRWRTGLAGRPGVTIEVYERLDHLFLPGDGPSAPADYTRPGHVDAAVVSDVAGWLARVG; encoded by the coding sequence GTGGATGCCGAGGCGGTGGCGAGGACCGTGGTGGAGATGCTGCTCGGGGAGCGCTTCGAAGAGGTGGTGCGCCGGTTCTCCCGGCCGCTGCGCAAGGCCGTCCCGGCGGACGCCCTGCGGAGTGCGTGGGCCGCCGTGGCGCCGACGGCCGTCACCGGCCCGGCCGTGACCGAGCCGGGGCAGGCCGGGCTGACGCGGGTGCACCTCCCGGTCGGCGGCTGCACCGTCGTGATGTCCGTCGACGACCGCGGTGTGGTGCACGGCCTGCGGTTCGCGCCCGCGTCCGATCCACTGTGGACGGCACCGTCCTATGCGGACCCGCGGGTGTTCGCCGAACGGGAGATCACCCTCGGCGGGACGACGGGCGCCACCGTCACCTCCCCGGTGACCGCCGGGGGCGCGGGCGTGGTCCTGCTGGCCGGCGGCGGCCCGTTCGACCGCGACGAGAGCAGCGGCCCGAACAAGCCCCTCAAGGACCTCGCCTGGGGCCTGGCCACGCGCGGGGTGACCGTCGTGCGCTTCGACAAGACGCCGGCGCCGACGATGACCGAGGAGTACCTGCCGCCCGCGCTCGCGGCGCTGGCCGTGCTGCGCGGCGAACCGGGGGTCGAGCGGGTGTTCGTCGCCGGGCACAGCATGGGGGGCAAGGTCGCGCCGCGGGTGGCCGAGGCGGACCCGGCGGTGGCCGGGCTGGTGATCCTGGCCGGCGACGCCCAGCCGATGCACCACGCCGCCGTCCGCGTCGCCCGCCACCTCGGGCTGGACCCGGCCACGTTCGAACAGCAGGCGGCGCTCGTCGACAGCGACCGGCTGACGCCGGAGACCCCATCGGCGGAGCTGCCGTTCGGCCTGCCCGCGTCCTACTGGCTCGACCTGCGCGGCTACGACCCGGTCGCGGCCACCGCGGGCCTGCCCCAGCCGGTCTTCCTCGGCCAGGGCGGCCGCGACTACCAGGTGACGGTGGCCGACGACCTCACCCGCTGGCGCACCGGCCTCGCCGGCCGCCCCGGCGTGACGATCGAGGTCTACGAGCGGCTCGACCACCTCTTCCTGCCGGGCGACGGCCCCTCGGCCCCGGCGGACTACACCCGGCCCGGCCACGTCGACGCCGCGGTGGTCTCCGATGTCGCCGGGTGGCTGGCCCGCGTCGGCTGA